From the Deinococcus gobiensis I-0 genome, the window CCTGGACGGCACCGAGAAGATGTCCAAGAGCCTGGACAACTACGTCGGCCTGACCGACGAGGCCCACGTCATGTTCGCCCGGCTGATGAAGGTGCCCGACACCCTGCTGGACAACTACTTCACGCTGCTGACCGACCTGCCGCGCGCCAGGATCGCGGAGCTGCTGGCCGGGCACCCGGTCGCCGCCCACCGCGAACTCGCCCGCGAGGTGGTGCGCGCCTTCCACCCGGACGCCGACCTGGACGCCGCCGAGGAACGCTTCCGGGCGGTGGCCAGGGGCGGCATCCCCGAGAACATCCCGGTGGTGACGCTCGCGGCGGCCGACCTCGACGACAGCGCCGACCCCGACCGCGTCAGTCTGGTCAAGCTGGTGGTCCTCGCGGGCCTGGAACCCAGCAACGGCGCGGCGCGCAAGCTCATCCAGAACCGGGGCCTGAAACTGAACGGCGAGCCCTTTACCGACCCGCACGGCAGCCTCAGCCGCGCGCAGATCGCCGCCGGGGCCGTCATCCAGAAGGGCAAGGACAAATTCGCGCGGATCGTGATCGGAGGGTAACCGGGGGCACCCGCCCGCTATCCCTTTTTCTCCACTTCTCCTTCCAGCCCGTAGATCTCCAGAAAGCGGCGGGTCCGCGCCCCCAGGGTCGGCAGGGGCGCGACCTCGCCGCACACCCAGTCGGGGGCGTAGCTGCGGCACACGCCGGGGCGCGCCGCGTACACGGCGCACAGGCAGGGGCCGTCCTGGGCCGGCACGTTCAGGTGCACGCAGGGCACCCCCAGCGGTTTGCGCAGCGCGTGGATGTCGGGGGCCGCGCAGCACGCCCCGCACGCCGTGCAGTCGCGCACCAGCGGGCTGCGGGGCGCGAAGTCGGGCGGGGGGGCGAAGGGATCGGACACGGCGGAGGCGAGGCTAGCGCGGCCGGGCCGGGGCGCACCGTGACCCGCCCCGCTTCCCCGCCTTCCGGCTCAGCGCAGGTCGTCCACCGCCGCGATCAGGGCGTCGTTCTCCTCGGGCGTGCCGATGGCGACGCGCAGGCAGCCCGCGAGCAGGTGCAGTTTGTCCTGGCGGCGCACCACGATGCCGCGCGACAGCAGGTGGCGGTAGGCCGCGTCGGCGTCCGGCGTGCGCAGCAGGAAGAAGTTGGCCTGGCTGGGCAGCGCCTGGCAGGTCGGGTGGTTCGCCAGGGCGGCGAGCACCCGCTCCCGCTCACGGATGCCCTCGGCCACGCGGGCCTGCACGTAGCCGGGCTGCTCCAGCGCCACCTCCAGGGCGGCCTGGGCGAGCAGGTTCACGTTGAAGGCCGACACCAGTTTTTGCAGGTTGGCCGCCAGTTCGGGCGAGGCGAGCAGGTAGCCCACGCGCACGCCCGCCAGCCCCCAGGCCTTGCTGAAGGTGCGCAGGCTCAGGCGGGCCGGGCCCTCACGCACGAGATCGCGGTAGTCGCTGCGGCTGTACTGGTGGTACGCCTCGTCGAGGACCACGATCCAGCCCGCCGCCTCGGCCGCCTCGGTCAGGGCGCGCACGTCGGCCTCGGCGTCCACGTGCCCGGTCGGCGCGTGCGGCTGCGTGAGGTACAGCACGCCCGGTTCCTCGCGTTCCAGCGCCGCGCGCAGCTCGGCGACCGGCAGCGAGAAGTCGGGGTTCAGGGACACCTGCACGAGCCGCGCGCCCAGCAGTTCGGCCTCCAGGGTATAGACGCTGAAGGTGGGGTTCACGGTCAGGACGGTCTGCCCGATGCCCGCCAGCTCGGTCAGGAGCTTGATGAGGACGTTGCTGCCGGGGGTCACGACCACGCCCGCCGGGTCCCAGTCCTCGTAGCGCGCCACGGCGTCCCGCAGGGTGTCGGCGTGCAGGTCGGGGTAGCGGTTCCAGGGGCGCGCGGCCATGCGGCGCAGGGCCTCGGCCTTCAGCTCCTCCGGAAAATCGTAGGGATTCTCGTTCTGGTCGAGCTTGATGGGCACGTCCAGCGGCGTGAAGGGATAGGCGGGCACGGCGCGCACGGCGGCGCGCACGGCGCGGCCCACCGTACCGGGGGCAGAGGTCGGGGAGGTCATGACCGAGTTGTATCACCCGCCCGCGCGGGGCCGCCCGCCAGCGTCCGACCTGCCCAAACGCGCCGGAACAGGCGGCCGTGGAGCGCAGGCCGGGCCTGCCGCGCCCCAGGCTTCCGGAGGCCGTATGACACGCCGCCCAGGCCGCATTGCCGCTAGACTGCCGGACGAACGTCCCCCTCAAGATTCCTGCTTTTCCAGGCGGCGTTCAGCATCCCTCTCCACCGACGTGTGGGCAGGGAGGCGCCGGGGCGAAATGCCCGGCGATCCGGCCTGCCGGATTCCTCCCCGACCACGCGCAGACCGCGCCGTACCCGTTTGCTGTCTCCCTTCTTCCCTTTTCCCTCAAGGAGCTGAGCCATGACCATGCTGTACGTGATTCTGGCCCTGGCGCTGGGGCTGGCCCTGGGCTATTTCGCTTGGCGGTCCACCGGCCTCAAGCAGCAGGCCGAACGCGACGACCGTCTGGAGCGCGAGGCCCAGGCCGAGGCGCAGCGCATCCGCGCGCAGGCCGAGGACCATGCCCGCGCCCTGCGCGCCGAGGCCGACCAGGCCCGGCAGGACGCCGCCCGGCACGTCCGCGACGCCGAAAAACGCCTTCAGGACGCCGCCGACCGCGAGCAGGGCCTGAGCGAGCAGACCGCCCAGTTCGCCGCCGCGCGCGACCAGATCGCCGCGCTGCGCACCCAGGTCGAGCAGGACCGCGCCCAGGCCAAGCA encodes:
- a CDS encoding pyridoxal phosphate-dependent aminotransferase produces the protein MTSPTSAPGTVGRAVRAAVRAVPAYPFTPLDVPIKLDQNENPYDFPEELKAEALRRMAARPWNRYPDLHADTLRDAVARYEDWDPAGVVVTPGSNVLIKLLTELAGIGQTVLTVNPTFSVYTLEAELLGARLVQVSLNPDFSLPVAELRAALEREEPGVLYLTQPHAPTGHVDAEADVRALTEAAEAAGWIVVLDEAYHQYSRSDYRDLVREGPARLSLRTFSKAWGLAGVRVGYLLASPELAANLQKLVSAFNVNLLAQAALEVALEQPGYVQARVAEGIRERERVLAALANHPTCQALPSQANFFLLRTPDADAAYRHLLSRGIVVRRQDKLHLLAGCLRVAIGTPEENDALIAAVDDLR